A stretch of Miscanthus floridulus cultivar M001 chromosome 13, ASM1932011v1, whole genome shotgun sequence DNA encodes these proteins:
- the LOC136499194 gene encoding kinesin-like protein KIN-7H: protein MGAAGEEMAAEAKEERIMVSVRLRPLNGREAGDSSDWECISPTTIMFRSTVPERAMFPTAYTYDRVFSPSCSTRQVYEEGAKEVALSVVSGINSSIFAYGQTSSGKTYTMTGITEYSMFDIYDYIDKHPEREFILKFSAIEIYNEAVRDLLSHDPTPLRLLDDPEKGTTVERLTEETLRDYGHLRDLLAVCEAQRQIGETALNETSSRSHQILRLTIESSARQFLGRGNSSTLVSCVNFVDLAGSERASQTASAGMRLKEGSHINRSLLTLGKVVRLLSKGRNGHIPYRDSKLTRILQSSLGGNARTAIICTMSPAHTHMEQSRNTLLFATCAKEVVTNAQVNVVMSDKALVKHLQRELARLENELKFSVSTVCTTHTEALREKDAQIKKLEKQLKELMEERDTVQSQLNCLLKGDGDDHDNEHTAKRWDEHSQSSESLARNVSEEALSVADAYGVAHQDQDYASFNGSYVYSSIHNDSAFLGETRELPRQTWDQKVISPWHPPSNHGSDGIEPYHIKESPSRTTSEVSEEHCREVQCIEIHEHVRSRSHEFNQLLPEDTKSQTPDVEVISKDAVPQPDEHQGLKSITKKIEDHVRSYSSKDEQQAENIRKIEEDSAKMYQCESDRITENVVKLYTCYANHSFDIGKTPHECLSLKRCIMSSKDRALARSKSCRATFMVIPNSWFDDFENTSTTPPDEIFRYAPRRLDKVRRSLYDDNGDCQNEDFKTSPWIPEKNYYQNEDCLPDCSTVSCEVASDEVFNDMSTSDEVAKEMSTSETPVNDISCVTEVKENTEDHHEDLLEELQAQVIMQQANRDEKTSTKTVRHVGVDSALSPFESPSHPTVDFEKKQQQIIELWHECNVSIVHRTYFFLLFKGDPADNIYMEVEYRRLSFIKSSFSAQPAAEGELNPAIASSLKNLRRERDMLYKQMLKKLSNGEKESIYSKWGIDLSTKQRRLQLSRLIWTQTDMEHVRESVSLVARLIDLLEPGQALKEMFGMNFTLVPQADRRSFGLVGSYTMK from the exons ATGGGGGCTGCGGGCGAGGAGATGGCGGCGGAAGCCAAGGAGGAGAGGATAATGGTGTCCGTCCGCCTCAGGCCGCTCAACGGTAGGGAAGCCGGGGACAGCTCCGACTGGGAGTGCATCAGCCCCACCACCATCATGTTCCGCAGCACCGTCCCCGAGCGCGCCATGTTCCCCACCGCCTACACCTACG ATAGGGTGTTTAGCCCCAGTTGCTCTACACGGCAAGTCTATGAGGAAGGAGCAAAAGAAGTTGCTCTTTCAGTTGTCAGCGGAATTAACT CAAGCATATTTGCCTATGGGCAAACAAGCAGCGGAAAGACTTACACAATGACGGGAATAACAGAGTATAGTATGTTTGACATCTATGACTACATAGATAAG CATCCTGAAAGAGAGTTCATTTTGAAATTTTCGGCCATAGAGATATACAATGAAGCTGTGAGGGACCTTCTAAGCCATGACCCAACACCTCTTAGACTACTTGATGATCCAGAG AAAGGGACTACCGTAGAAAGACTCACTGAGGAAACTTTGAGGGATTATGGTCATCTTAGGGATCTTCTTGCTGTATGTGAAG CTCAAAGGCAGATTGGAGAAACTGCTTTGAATGAAACAAGTTCCAGATCCCATCAAATACTCAGATTG ACAATTGAAAGTTCTGCTAGGCAGTTTTTAGGAAGAGGAAATTCAAGCACCCTTGTCTCTTGTGTG AACTTTGTTGATCTAGCCGGAAGTGAGCGTGCATCACAGACAGCTTCGGCTGGTATGAGGCTAAAAGAAGGCAGCCATATTAACAGAAGTCTGCTTACACTGGGAAAGGTCGTCCGTCTACTCAG CAAAGGAAGAAATGGCCATATCCCTTACAGAGATTCAAAACTGACCCGTATATTACAGTCCTCTCTTGGTGGCAATGCTAGAACAGCCATTATCTGCACAATGAGCCCTGCTCACACTCATATGGAGCAATCCAGGAACACCCTTCTGTTTGCGACCTGTGCAAAGGAGGTTGTTACAAATGCACAGGTTAATGTAGTGATGTCTGACAAAGCACTTGTGAAGCATCTTCAGAGAGAACTTGCAAGATTAGAAAATGAACTGAAATTCTCTGTCTCAACTGTTTGCACTACTCACACTGAGGCTTTGAGAGAGAAGGATGCGCAGATTAAGAAG CTTGAAAAGCAGCTTAAGGAATTGATGGAGGAAAGGGATACAGTTCAGTCTCAACTTAACTGTTTGCTAAAAGGTGATGGTGATGACCATGACAATGAGCACACTGCAAAGCGATGG GATGAGCATAGTCAGTCATCAGAGTCCCTTGCACGAAATGTATCGGAAGAGGCGCTTTCAGTTGCAGATGCTTATGGGGTTGCTCATCAAGATCAAGATTATGCATCGTTTAATGGATCATATGTCTACAGTAGCATTCATAATGACTCAGCATTCCTCGGTGAAACAAGGGAGCTTCCTCGGCAAACATGGGATCAAAAGGTGATTTCACCTTGGCACCCTCCCAGCAACCACGGCTCTGATGGCATAGAACCATACCATATTAAGGAATCACCTTCAAGAACTACCTCTGAAGTTTCTGAAGAGCACTGCAGGGAAGTCCAGTGCATAGAGATACATGAGCATGTAAGAAGCAGAAGCCACGAATTCAATCAATTACTCCCAGAAGACACCAAGAGCCAAACACCTGATGTAGAGGTGATCTCCAAAGATGCAGTCCCGCAACCTGATGAACACCAAGGGCTCAAAAGCATAACGAAGAAAATAGAAGATCATGTCAGATCATATTCCAGCAAAGATGAGCAACAAGCTGAAAATATAAGAAAGATAGAGGAAGATTCGGCCAAAATGTATCAATGTGAATCTGATAGAATTACAGAAAATGTTGTTAAACTATATACATGCTATGCTAACCATTCTTTTGACATTGGCAAAACCCCTCATGAATGTTTGAGCCTCAAGAGGTGCATAATGAGCTCTAAGGATCGTGCACTGGCTAGAAGTAAAAGCTGCAGGGCTACCTTCATGGTGATTCCCAATAGTTGGTTTGATGATTTTGAGAATACTAGCACGACACCACCTGATGAAATCTTTAGGTATGCTCCCAGAAGGCTTGATAAGGTCAGGAGAAGCCTGTATGACGACAATGGTGATTGCCAAAATGAGGACTTCAAAACCTCCCCGTGGATTCCTGAAAAAAATTATTACCAAAATGAGGACTGTTTACCTGACTGCTCCACGGTTTCCTGTGAAGTAGCATCTGATGAAGTTTTCAATGACATGAGCACCAGTGATGAAGTAGCTAAGGAAATGAGCACCAGCGAAACTCCTGTCAATGACATTAGTTGTGTCACAGAGGTGAAAGAGAATACAGAAGATCACCATGAAGATCTACTTGAAGAGTTACAGGCACAAGTAATCATG CAGCAGGCCAATAGAGATGAGAAGACATCCACAAAAACTGTCAGACACGTTGGTGTAGATTCAGCACTGAGCCCCTTTGAATCTCCTTCTCATCCGACAGTTGATTTTGAGAAAAAACAGCAACAAATTATCGAGTTGTGGCACGAATGCAACGTGTCCATCGTGCACAGAACTTACTTTTTCCTCCTCTTCAAGGGAGATCCAGCAGATAACATATACATGGAAGTGGAGTACAGGAGACTGTCTTTCATTAAGAGTTCATTCAGTGCACAACCTGCAGCAGAAGGGGAACTTAATCCTGCTATCGCATCAAG CTTGAAGAATCTTCGCCGAGAAAGGGACATGCTCTACAAGCAGATGCTGAAGAAGCTCTCCAACGGGGAGAAAGAGAGCATTTACAGCAAATGGGGAATCGATCTGAGTACCAAACAACGAAGGTTACAGCTCTCCCGCCTCATATGGACACAGACTGACATGGAGCATGTCAGGGAGAGCGTGTCCCTTGTCGCGAGGCTGATCGACCTTCTAGAGCCTGGGCAGGCCCTCAAGGAGATGTTTGGGATGAATTTCACACTAGTCCCACAAGCTGATCGGAGATCGTTCGGCCTGGTAGGTTCTTACACCATGAAGTAG